A part of Primulina eburnea isolate SZY01 chromosome 10, ASM2296580v1, whole genome shotgun sequence genomic DNA contains:
- the LOC140803888 gene encoding mini zinc finger protein 2-like translates to MKKRQVVIRKQASQRTSSSQIVRTTVRYAECQKNHAANIGGYAVDGCREFMAGGGEGTAAALVCAACGCHRSFHRQDADTEVVGNNSSPS, encoded by the coding sequence ATGAAGAAAAGGCAAGTAGTGATCAGAAAGCAAGCATCTCAAAGGACCTCGAGTTCTCAGATTGTAAGAACGACTGTTCGATACGCAGAATGCCAGAAAAATCATGCGGCAAACATCGGAGGATACGCGGTGGATGGGTGCCGGGAGTTCATGGCCGGTGGTGGAGAAGGCACGGCTGCTGCACTCGTCTGCGCCGCCTGCGGTTGCCACCGGAGCTTCCACCGACAGGATGCCGACACCGAGGTGGTTGGTAACAATTCTTCACCTTCTTGA